The Rhododendron vialii isolate Sample 1 chromosome 5a, ASM3025357v1 genome contains a region encoding:
- the LOC131326120 gene encoding protein LURP-one-related 15-like: protein MAQSSYPPIGNPVAIVSPQFCAAYPVDLTIVRKLLSITEGNFAVTDVNGNVMFKIKGKVFSLRDRRILLDNAGNSILTLQQKILTAHRRWQVYRGDSTDAKDLLFSAKKSSLIQFKTQLDVFLAANTKEDVCDFKIKGSWLERSCTIYLGDTSTIIAQMHRKHSVQSIVLGKDTFSVTVYPHVDYAFIVALVVVLEEINEDKDD from the exons ATGGCACAGTCGAGCTACCCGCCGATAGGTAACCCGGTGGCAATCGTAAGCCCGCAATTCTGCGCGGCTTACCCCGTGGATCTAACAATCGTGAGGAAACTCCTCTCGATAACGGAGGGCAACTTCGCCGTCACCGACGTCAATGGCAACGTCATGTTCAAGATCAAAGGCAAGGTTTTCAGCCTCCGCGATCGTCGCATCTTGCTCGACAACGCTGGAAACTCGATCCTCACTCTCCAACAGAAG ATATTGACTGCACATAGGAGGTGGCAAGTTTACAGGGGAGATAGCACAGACGCGAAAGATCTGCTTTTCAGTGCTAAGAAGTCTTCTTTGATCCAATTCAAGACACAACTGGATGTGTTCTTGGCAGCTAACACAAAAGAAGATGTTTGTGATTTCAAGATTAAAGGCAGCTGGCTCGAAAGATCATGCACCATATATCTCGGAGATACTTCAACCATCATTGCCCAG ATGCATAGGAAACACAGTGTCCAAAGTATTGTGCTTGGAAAAGATACATTTTCGGTGACTGTGTACCCGCACGTGGACTACGCGTTCATAGTTGCTCTTGTAGTGGTACTTGAAGAGATCAATGAAGACAAAGACGATTGA